In Dama dama isolate Ldn47 chromosome 9, ASM3311817v1, whole genome shotgun sequence, the following proteins share a genomic window:
- the SF3A2 gene encoding splicing factor 3A subunit 2 produces MDFQHRPGGKTGSGGVASSSESNRDRRERLRQLALETIDINKDPYFMKNHLGSYECKLCLTLHNNEGSYLAHTQGKKHQTNLARRAAKEAKEAPAQPAPEKVKVEVKKFVKIGRPGYKVTKQRDTEMGQQSLLFQIDYPEIAEGIMPRHRFMSAYEQRIEPPDRRWQYLLMAAEPYETIAFKVPSREIDKAEGKFWTHWNRETKQFFLQFHFKMEKPPAPPSLPAGPPGVKRPPPPLMNGLPPRPPLPESLPPPPPGGLPLPPMPPSGPAPSGPPGPPQLPPPAPGVHPPAPVVHPPTSGVHPPAPGVHPPAPGVHPPAPVVHPPASGVHPPAPGVHPPAPGVHPPAPGVHPPAPGVHPPPSAGVHPQAPVVHPPAPAVHPQAPGVHPTPAVHPQAPGVHPPAPGVHPSAPGIHPQPPGVHPPPPGVHPPAPGVHPQPPGVHPSNPGVHPPTPMPPMLRPPLPSEGPGNIPPPPPTN; encoded by the exons ATGGACTTCCAGCATCGCCCCGGGGGCAAGACTGGGAGCGGGGGCGTGGCCTCCTCCTCCGAGAGCAACCGGGACCGCAGGGAGCGTCTGCGACAACTGGCTCTAGAAACCATTGACATCAATAAG GACCCCTACTTCATGAAGAACCACCTGGGCTCCTATGAGTGCAAGTTGTGCCTGACGCTGCACAACAATGAG GGGAGTTACCTCGCACACACCCAGGGGAAGAAACATCAGACCAACTT GGCCCGGCGAGCGGCCAAGGAGGCCAAGGAGGCCCCCGCCCAGCCAGCACCGGAGAAGGTCAAGGTGGAAGTGAAGAAGTTTGTGAAGATCGGCCGCCCGGGCTACAAAG TAACCAAGCAGAGGGATACAGAGATGGGCCAGCAGAGCCTCCTTTTCCAG ATCGACTACCCCGAGATTGCTGAGGGCATCATGCCCCGACACCGCTTCATGTCTGCCTACGAGCAGAGGATCGAGCCCCCGGACCGGCGCTGGCAGTACCTACTCATGGCCGCTGAGCCCTATGAGACCATTGCCTTCAAG GTGCCAAGCAGGGAAATAGACAAGGCTGAAGGCAAGTTCTGGACTCACTGGAACCGGGAAACCAAGCAA tttttcctccagttccacttCAAGATGGAGAAGCCGCCAGCCCCACCGAGCCTTCCTGCTGGGCCTCCTGGGGTGAAacggcccccacccccactgatGAACGGCCTGCCCCCTCGCCCACCACTACCAGAGtctctgcccccgcccccaccaggaGGCCTGCCCCTGCCACCCATGCCGCCCAGCGGGCCTGCACCCTCAGGACCCCCAGGCCCTCCTCAGCTGCCCCCACCGGCTCCTGGGGTCCACCCACCGGCACCAGTGGTCCACCCACCAACCTCTGGGGTGCATCCCCCTGCTCCTGGAGTCCATCCTCCAGCTCCTGGGGTCCACCCTCCGGCACCAGTGGTTCACCCACCAGCATCTGGGGTCCACCCCCCAGCTCCAGGGGtccaccccccagccccaggaGTCCACCCTCCTGCTCCGGGAGTCCACCCTCCAGCCCCAGGGGTCCATCCTCCCCCATCAGCTGGCGTTCACCCCCAGGCACCAGTGGTGCACCCACCAGCTCCTGCAGTTCACCCCCAAGCTCCGGGGGTGCACCCGACTCCTGCAGTTCACCCCCAGGCTCCAGGAGTCCACCCACCAGCTCCCGGGGTCCACCCATCAGCCCCTGGGAtccacccccagcctcctgggGTCCACCCCCCTCCTCCTGGGGTCCATCCTCCGGCCCCTGGGGTCCATCCCCAGCCGCCTGGGGTTCACCCCTCAAATCCTGGGGTGCACCCCCCAACGCCCATGCCCCCAATGCTGAGGCCCCCACTGCCCTCCGAAGGCCCTGGGAacattcctccccctccccccaccaactGA
- the AMH gene encoding muellerian-inhibiting factor: MLSPSLSLALVLLAMGALLRPGTPREEVSSTAASPRDQATGSGALIFQQDWDWPLPSLWLPGSPQDPLCLVTLHGRGNGSRAPLRVVGALSGYEQAFLEAVWRTHWGLSDLTTFAVCPTGDGQPVLPHLQQLQAWLGEPGGQWLVVLHLEEVTWEPTPLLRFQEPPPGGANPPELALLVLYPGPGLEVTVTGAGLPSAQSLCLTADSDFLALVVDRPEGAWRRPGLALTLRRRGNGAPLSTAQLQALLFGADSRCFTRKTPALLLLLPARPSAPAQPPAPMPAHGRLDLVPFPQPRPSPEPEKAPPSADPFLETLTRLVRALRGPPAQASPPRLALDPGALAGFPQGQVNLSDPAALERLLDGEEPLLLLLPPTAANTGVPATPQGPKSPLWAAGLARRVAAELQAAAAELRGLPGLPPSAPPLLARLLALCPGNPDGPGGPLRALLLLKALQGLRAEWRGRERSGSARAQRSAGAAAADGPCALRELSVDLRAERSVLIPETYQANNCQGACGWPQSDRNPRYGNHVVLLLKMQARGAALARPPCCVPTAYTGKLLISLSEERISAHHVPNMVATECGCR, from the exons ATGCTCAGTCCATCTCTCTCTTTGGCCCTGGTGCTGTTGGCCATGGGGGCTCTGCTGAGGCCAGGCACCCCCAGGGAAGAGGTTTCCAGCACCGCGGCCTCGCCCAGGGATCAGGCCACAGGCAGCGGGGCACTCATCTTTCAGCAAGATTGGGACTGGCCGCTCCCCAGTCTCTGGCTGCCAGGCAGCCCTCAGGACCCCCTGTGCCTGGTGACCCTGCATGGGAGGGGCAATGGGAGCAGGGCCCCCCTGCGGGTGGTGGGGGCCCTGAGCGGCTACGAGCAGGCCTTCCTGGAGGCTGTGTGGCGCACCCACTGGGGCCTGAGTGACTTGACCACCTTCGCTGTGTGCCCCACTGGTGATGGACAGCCTGTGCTGCCCCACCTGCAGCAGCTGCAGGCGTGGCTGGGGGAGCCAGGGGGGCAGTGGCTGGTGGTCCTGCACCTGGAGGAAG TGACGTGGGAGCCGACACCCTTGCTGAGGTTCCAGGAGCCTCCGCCTGGAGGAGCCAACCCCCCAGAGCTGGCGCTGCTGGTATTGTACCCAGGGCCTGGCCTGGAGGTCACTGTCACCGGCGCTGGGCTACCTAGCGCCCAG AGCCTCTGCCTAACCGCGGACTCAGACTTCCTGGCCTTGGTCGTGGACCGGCCGGAGGGGGCCTGGCGCCGGCCTGGGCTAGCCCTGACCCTGCGGCGCCGTGGAAATG GTGCACCCCTGAGCACTGCCCAGCTGCAGGCGCTGTTGTTCGGTGCGGACTCCCGCTGCTTCACACGAAAGACCCCGGCCCTGTTGCTCTTGCTGCCGGCGCGGCCGTCGGCGCCGGCGCAGCCGCCGGCGCCGATGCCCGCACACGGTCGGCTGGACTTGGTGCCCTTCCCGCAGCCCAG GCCTTCCCCGGAGCCAGAGAAGGCACCGCCCAGCGCCGATCCCTTCCTGGAGACGCTCACGCGCCTAGTGCGCGCGCTGCGGGGACCCCCGGCCCAAGCCTCACCACCACGACTGGCCTTGGACCCGGGCGCACTGGCCGGTTTCCCGCAGGGCCAGGTCAACCTGTCGGACCCCGCGGCCCTGGAGCGCCTGCTGGATGGTGAGGAgccgctgctgttgctgctgccgcCGACGGCAGCCAACACCGGGGTCCCCGCAACGCCGCAAGGTCCCAAGTCCCCTCTGTGGGCCGCGGGACTAGCGCGCCGGGTGGCTGCCGAGCTTCAGGCGGCGGCCGCCGAGCTGCGCGGCCTCCCGGGGCTGCCTCCCTCCGCCCCCCCGCTGCTGGCGCGCCTGCTGGCACTGTGCCCGGGAAACCCAGATGGCCCCGGCGGCCCGCTGCGCGCGCTGCTGCTGCTCAAGGCGCTGCAGGGCCTGCGCGCTGAGTGGCGCGGGCGGGAGCGGAGCGGCTCCGCACGAGCGCAGCGCAGCGCCGGGGCCGCGGCTGCAGACGGGCCGTGCGCTCTGCGCGAGCTGAGCGTAGACCTGCGGGCCGAGCGCTCCGTGCTCATCCCGGAGACATATCAGGCCAACAACTGCCAGGGCGCCTGCGGCTGGCCTCAGTCAGACCGCAACCCGCGCTACGGCAACCACGTGGTGCTGCTGCTGAAGATGCAGGCCCGCGGCGCCGCCCTGGCGCGCCCGCCCTGCTGTGTGCCCACAGCCTACACCGGCAAGCTCCTCATCAGCCTGTCCGAGGAGCGCATCAGCGCACACCACGTCCCGAACATGGTGGCCACCGAGTGCGGCTGCCGGTGA
- the JSRP1 gene encoding junctional sarcoplasmic reticulum protein 1, translating into MATRALEELDGGLGSCQMDEDLSALADPCPGRPREDNAQATSRLADSSSQSHDSQEGVTEGSPTGSVDTKPKKTEKEPVSKVTSGTGKERLKAGATPRSPARKKAQTAPPQQPPPPPPPPALSEELPWGDLTLNKCLVLASLVALLGSAFQLCRETVAGDAEAPAPVPESWVSSSSSPKGPASLLPKPEARAPLVRQPEPSWKVEERVQIPRSGEAAEKDEWESGEAADEEHAPLAGRGPKERVKKEKPPKERPWKEKPHKEERPRMEKPRKEEKPRGAREPHRALPRRWEAREGGHRSWGRDSGAPEDRKRQAWVSPRRPDKEDRPPGRQKRRAGKGRD; encoded by the exons ATGGCAACCAGGGCCTTGGAGGAGCTGGATGGAGGCCTGGGCAGCTGCCAAATGGATGAGGACCTCTCTGCACTGGCTGACCCTTGTCCTGGCCGGCCCCGGGAGGACAATGCGCAAG CGACATCCAGGTTGGCTGACTCCAGCAGCCAGTCCCAT GATTCTCAGGAGGGAGTGACTGAGGGCAGCCCCACAGGCAGTGTGGACACCAAGCCCAAGAAGACGGAAAAGGAGCCTGTGTCcaaagtgacctcaggaaccgGGAAGGAGAGGCTGAAAGCAGGAGCAA CCCCCCGGAGCCCCGCACGGAAGAAGGCGCAGACCGCACCGCCccagcagccgccgccgccgccgccgcccccggcccTGAGCGAGGAGCTGCCCTGGGGAGACTTGACGCTCAACAAGTGCCTGGTGCTGGCCTCGCTCGTGGCGCTGCTGGGCTCCGCCTTTCAGCTGTGCCGCG AGACTGTGGCTGGGGATGCAGAAGCCCCCGCACCTGTCCCTGAGTCGTGGGTCTCATCAAGCTCGTCACCCAAGGGGCCAGCGTCACTCCTG CCAAAGCCTGAGGCCCGGGCCCCCCTAGTGAGGCAGCCCGAGCCCTCCTGGAAGGTAGAGGAAAGGGTCCAGATTCCTAGGAGTGGAGAGGCTGCAGAGAAGGACGAATGGGAGTCTGGAGAAGCTGCTGATGAGGAGCATGCGCCCCTCGCAGGCCGAGGGCCCAAGGAGAGGGTGAAGAAGGAGAAGCCTCCGAAGGAGAGGCCCTGGAAGGAGAAGCCACACAAGGAGGAGAGGCCAAGAATGGAGAAGCCACGAAAAGAGGAGAAGCCACGTGGTGCCAGGGAGCCCCACAGAGCCCTACCGCGACGCTGGGAGGCCCGCGAGGGGGGCCATCGATCTTGGGGGCGAGACTCCGGAGCCCCCGAGGATAGGAAGAGGCAGGCCTGGGTCTCCCCGCGGCGCCCTGACAAGGAGGACCGGCCTCCAGGCCGCCAGAAGCGCCGTGCCGGCAAAGGCCGGGACTGA